tctttctgGTCCCTCTTTTCTTTCAGCCTATAAAGTGGACTCGCGCAGCGTGGTCCTGATTTTAGGGCTGCTCTGGCTGACGGCTCTTTTCTGGGCAGGAGCGCCGCTTGTTGGATGGGGCAGCTACACAGGTGAGGGCAGCGGGCCGGAGGACGGGGGCGTGGAGCGAGTCTGCGTGACGTCACCGCCTACGTATTCTCACCGAGTTCGGGTTTTACGCGACTTTTGGAAACGCTTTGATGGTTTCCAGTAGATCTGCAGCTCATCTGCCGCGTTTGTTTTGGTGGTCCCGCGGTGATGGGACAGTGCAAAGCGGTCTCGACTGGTGACGGCCATTTCGCCTCAATGCATCGAATTGATTGATCCGAACTGCCCGTATTAGTGAATCGACACTTTTGATTCTTTTctaaggacagtttaaactttggtTCCTTTTTGTTCGGGGGTCCCTCTGATCGCATCACAAGAATATAATTGAATAATCTGTACGTTCCTTTCATATACAGCATGTACATATGTGTCTAATTCTTATTATTGCTCCTTATCTATCAATATATGAATAATTCAATATAATTCATTACATACGTAATCCATCCACCATTGCCCTGTTTGCGTACACATTTCGGATGCGCAATTTCAATAAGACGTGAAGGCGAATGCGCGGCTCCTGCTGATTTGTCTTCTCGGGTAGAGCAGAGGCAGAGGTGCCAGGCCAGAACATGCAGCGGGGGACACTTCAGACCGACGTCACCTTTCATAAATGTCACCTGTACAGTGGCCGTGTGTCCAGCTCCTCCATGTCGGTCATTGTCCCTTTCTCGTTAACACGTCTGCATTTTGATCTCTTCTTGTTTTTCCATCGCAGGCCGCAAGTACGGGACTTGTGAGATCGACTGGACGAAGGCGACCTTCTCCCGGGCCTACAGGTCCTACGTGGTTGGCATCTTTTTCTTCAACTTCTTCCTTCCCGTCTCCATTATGGTCTTCTCGTATGTGTCCATCATCCGAACTGTCCGCTCGAGCCACAAGTCGAGCCGGGGAGGTGAGGTGACGGAGCGTCAGCGGAGGATCGAGCACAACCTCACACGGGTAAGCGTGGCGGACGATCAGAATAAAAAGGGGGCTTTTTGGGGCGGCCCCTCTGATGTCCGGTGGGAAACATCCTACTAGGGCTGTTAGGAGAGCCCCATGGTGCACGTGCTGATACCACAAAACGTTCAGAAATGAAGCTCAAGTGCTGCTGGAGGTGCCCTTGGACATTTGGTCAGACGCCACCATGTGGTCTTCACCAGTCCACATAATGATAACGTGGCATGACAGTCTCAGTCCTGCTTAATCCAGGGGGGGTGGAGCCTTCCCAGTAGCACgtagtgcaaggcaggaacgcACCTTGGCTAGAACGTCCATCCCGTTTGGTGTCACCTGGAAGTCCAGCCAGCTTGTCttttatgtctctgtcattttatataaCACAGAAGCAGGAGTGAGGAGGACATCGGGTAAGACGGCTTGATGCCACTCTGTATCTGAATACGATATTAGAGAGAGCGGTGACGTGCGGCCTGCTGGTCAGACATACAAGTTAGAATTCCACACGTCACAGTACTCCGCTATACTCCACCGTCCTAACGCAGTGAGCCGATCGGCAGTGCTGACCCCTAGTGGCCAAGGCATTAACTTATAAACTATGGGGCCTCCTACTGGCCAAAGTCTCGGCTGTAAACTACTGATctgctgttttcttttcattaaaatgaCGTTCTGAATTGGACTGCATTCTTGAGAGCGGTGACACATTGAACGTCATTTGGACATGCAGAAGAATCGTACTGTACTCTGCACGCGTGACAATATTATGCTAACTATGCGGTACTCCGCTAGACTACGTGATTTTATACTCATCATGTAAAGAGCACTACGTGTGTCTTCTCGTTTGGCAGTGTCGCCCCCGAGTGGCCAAAGCTTTAAATTACAAACCAGCGACCATCAGGAAGACCTAAGCGTGTTTTCTTACTGGGGCCCTCTAGTGGCCAAGACGCTGAACTGTCACCTACTGAGTGAAGTTTGATTGGACTATTAAATGACATCACGTTACGTTACGTTACGTTACGTTACGTACGCCGCTGCTCCAGCCTTGTTTATCGCAGGTCAGTGCTTCGTGTTCTCTTGTGTTCCTCTTTGTCTTTTTGAAAGTCTGACCACtcgtttttgtttgttttttttttttgcccccaatTCTAAATGTGACACCAGTTTTGTGACCAGAGTTTCATTTTTTTGGCAGGGCAGTATTCACCTCCATGTtgtctatttactgtatattgtgaccCGTCTTGCCATCCCGTTGTCACAAAGACTGCACATTGTTAGGGGACGCGTCTTCAAAGGTCACGATGTGACAGGTTAACGAGTGGCCATTTGTGGCAGTTCCAAGTTTCCAGATTCTatgcttctaaaataacatcaataataataataataatacgttgtgtttatatagcgcctttccgtgCTCATCTATGTTCTCATAGCCTTTCCCTGGTTTGCCTGGTGTTTCCTGCTTCACCTCCTGTGATGTgccctttgactcgtattcatgTCGAGTTACGCAGGACATCAAGCTGTTTGGGACCCCCCAATTTTAGGTGTTTTCAGGCCTGCTGTTTGAGCAGGAAGCGACCCCCTTATGACAAAATGTGAACCCATACAGTAGGTGTCTTCAGAAAAACAACCAGAAGGCCGTTCACCTTGACAGACCCCCTAAAGaaatatgaggggtcaaagttacacaaaatgtagacaaactgGAGATTGGTAACGTCGGCATGTGGAGTGTCACTGTATGCTGTTTCGAGGTGGCTGATCACCACTGTGATCGTATTTTAGAGATTTGATTTCTTTCCGGTGGTCCTCGCCCTCCATGTGTGGCATGTGGGGTGTCGTTTCAGACCACTTCAAGGTCAGAGATATGAATCGGAggttattttcaatttttgatcCTTCACTAACCCCCCATAGACCTCCATCAGAGGGTGAAGAATGAAACATTtcaattacaattgagaatatttggaCTTTTGTGTTTTGGCGTTTGGTTTGTGAATCTCTCCTGACGTCTCTCGATTTAGGAGTTCGTCTCGTGTCCTTACCTTTGCTCAGTTGTACCACATTGTAGCAGCGCTCCATACATTTCCTAAAACTCCCAGCAGCCCtggtggtcttccaccattgggcAGCATCAGGGTGGCTGGGACTGCTGGGAATTTAAAAAGAGCCAAAAAGACGATGGGAGGATTGCGATCGttggtgtgtgttgtgtgtatttCTTTCTATGCATCACTCACTCTCGGATCGCAGCTACAGCCACCCTGGGGTGACAGTTGTAGGTGGCACACgggatggacgggcatcccagcAGGGAGTTTGCGAAGGACAGGACAACCCGAATGGACCGAAAGGCATCCCGGCCAAGATAGGGAAGGAGGTTTCCCTAATAGAGggatggacatcccagccagAGGAGATgaagatggttccttacccagttGGGCAGCCCCAGGAAATTGGAAAGGCGTCCCGACTGGACATGTTTTGTGGGAATCCCCTGGCCAGGAAGAAAGAGAAGGACAGGGAAGAACTGTTGCTGGGCATTGCTtactcccccaggatgctaggtggcagcagcCCTGGGAGCTGGTTCCCAGTTGGAAaccagtagggcatgctgggaaatgtatagggtggtccagatctaattatgcaattttcattacacattaagtttattacatagaaaatcacccgaaaattcccggaccatcgagaagtgtacgAACTAACGACaagaagaatcgtcttcacgctgaactggaatcgtccccacgtCAATCAAAGTcgtccagacgatctggatctgcataattagatctggaccaccctgtagctCAGcagcgcagccctgctggggtccgtggGTGCCGCAAGGGGGCGCTGCAGGCAGATGTGCTCTCTGCTATCTGGGACTTCCGTGTGACCCTGACGTGCCTCCAACGGGCAtcagccctggcaccggaagtactccagggtcatcgataaaaggggccgcactcCCTAATAAAGGCGAGTCGgaaaggcaacactcgactggaggaggtggacagacagacagacagacagacagaggagaggagaggagaggtgaACGTGCGCTTTCGGAGGAATTGTGTAATAAAcactcctttatttgaacccgggactgcatttgtgtctccctGTCGAGTTTGGTCACACCGTTTCATTCAGGACGGACGTGCTTGTCCCGCGCCTGCTTGTTCGTGCGATTTCGTCTTCCCAACGTCTCCGATTCTTTACCCGGCGCCCCGTTAAAGACACTCAGGAGACGTTCACGTGGCGCCCCAGCTGGAGCGGACTGAGTCTCCGACTGAATGTGGCGTACGTGTGGATGGTTTATCGTCCAGCGCCGAGTGTTTCGTTCGGTTTCttctgtgctgtgtttgtaaATTATTATCGCTGTCAGGGAGCGGACGCGCtggttgtttcattttcttttcggTCTCTTCCTTATTTGCCTAATCTGTACTTTATTATCCACATTATATCATTTTTATTGATCAGTGTGTGCGCATGTCGGGTCAAGGCCGGCCGGGTGTCTTCCTCGGGTAAATCTTCGgacaactttatttaaaaccttaattCACAATATACCACAATACCCAGCAACACTCACGTATCATCATATATGCTAACATCCaggaaattaaaagaatgcacGCAGACATATAAATGACCGACCGCTCTGTTTCCagccgtgtgacacaaatggccGCGTGTTGGTGAACAGACTTATtacgctgccggtcaaaattcgcGTCACATATCgcatgtccaacggggaaaaatctaaagtggcctcgcgaagtccaacgttttcctaaaagcgaaagcggagcttcaccggGTGGTCGTTCCAGCGGGGGTGCAGCTtcagcacaagcaggcagacacaggcaGGGCCGATTTGATTTGATGATATAATAAATAAAGGCAAAACATTCGTACGAAATAAATACTCGTAACAATCCGCTCTTTGTGCTTATCCGAGTACCGTATTCTTCTTCGGCTCCACCCCGACATGACGGGGTAAGGCAGAACGTTCAAAGTGGACCTAAAGCCGAGCCAGAACTCGCTCACGTTCACGTTCTTCACTTGAAATGCGTTACGTTAAGTTCGCCGTTCTTAGAGAAGTGAGTTTTGTTCAATGACGGCGCCTCTCACGTTCAGGCACAACACCGCAAAGCTGCGCTTCCTCGCACTTAAATACGACGGACTGTACCCGGATGGCTGAAAGTTCTTGTTTAAATGAGCTGCCGAAAGAAGAATCGAAAATACGATCTCACGTAGAAAACGATAAGTTGTAATTccgattttgaataaattctctAAATTACggtgaattaggattacaaatagtgaaggaaaggaacaacatttagAACGAACTGTCGACTCCCCAAGATGATCATCTGAATTCGGAAGGTGAAGTGAAGACGCCAAGATGGACAGACGTCGACTATTCTCGTCAATCTCTGCTTTGAATGGAAGTGAGGATTCTGGGAAAAAAGAGGCGCGCGCGCTACGTCCGCAAATGCGGTTTGGTGGTCGGCTTTCAGTTCTTACCGACGATAAGGATGTGGAGATTTCACAAATTAAAGGAGTCAAAACTCCggacattttcaacattttataaaCTCCTCCCAGACATTCCACGCGCGTTAAAAATGAAGACACGTCCGGGAAAATGAGGAGTGTCGGCAGCCCCAGAAGTGCAGCTCAGACCGAAGTCAGGAAGGTCGTCTTTACTCCGAGAGTCGTTAGATTTGATCGACGTCCCATTAAACTCTGGGACAGGCTAGCAAGACGGCAGCTAAAGAAACGAGATTCACGGACACGATCCCCCCAAAGACCCCCAAAGACTGAAAAAAAGTTCAGGAGCAGCACATCCTGTATGTCACCCACATCCACTTAGCAGGCACAAAAATATGAGTGGGGGACCTTGGTGTCTGGGATTTTTGGATTGACGTTTGTGCTGACAGGAGCACAGGTGGGCTCACTCGAGGACGTGTTCGTGCAGCGCCTGTAATCGACATCGATCAAGAATGGAGTGACGGTGTCTCTCGGTTATGAACTACGAGATGCCCAAGGGGACTCGAGACGGGCTCAGGGCATCACAGACAGGAGTGGCGTCACCGGACTTCCAGAAGATCTGCTTCTCTTTTACGGGTTGAATGGGAGATGCAGCCAGTAACTGCGTCCCCCCAGTCGCCATTCGCGTTATTCTGACGTCACTAGAGCCCAGAAGGTGCCCCCTCGGCGCGTCTCTCCGACTGCCTGTCACACAAATACAGAAATTCTAGTGAGGTCAGCAACTGTAATGTGACTAGAAGGGTCTAAACTGTTAAACAGCTGGCACAgcagtaaggcgctatataagacacAGATTTCCGAATGGCAGATCTCACTTGATTCACCCCCGACTCCTCTTTGTCTTCCAGGTGTCCTTTGTCATCTGCGTCGCCTTTCTCTTGGCCTGGTCACCTTATGCCGTCATTTCCATGTGGTCCGCCTGTGGACTTCAGGTGCCCCCACTCACCAGTGTCGTGGCCAGCCTGTTCGCCAAGACGGCCAGCTTCTACAACCCCTTCATCTACATGGGCATGAGCTCCAAATTCAGGAACGACCTGCGCAAGCTCATCCATTGTGTGGGCCGGAAAAGCCAGCGAGGGGCACTGCCGCCTGCCATCCACCTGATCTATAGCACAGCAGAAGAGCCCCAGCCAGCCCGTGACATGCCACCTGCCGGGGTCCACAATGGTGTGGACCCTTCAGAGAAGGGCAGGAGGCCATCAAGGACCACTAGCTTGGTCATCCAGCATCGTGCCAGCCAATCGGGCCGCCTCTGATCCACCGGGCTGGACCAAGTGAAGGTGGGCCATCATTGGGGTCCCTGACAACGAGGAGTCTGTAAAGTGAAGCAAACAGGATGgaaatttcaaactttttttcattttgtgaacaACTTCTTTCCAGTGTTTCTCTTCGGGTGCTTTTACGTTTGGTTTGTGTTTTGGGGGTTTGCACGTTGCAGCGTGTTCTCTAAATGTAAAGTGTCAAGTGTCGATGATTTGGGTATAAAGTGCCGAGCCTTCATCCACCTTCTCATCTCACATTTGGGAGTAACGAATGGCGCTGAGAGATAAGCAAAGGGCACAAAGCAGAACTCCACCCACTAGGGGGTGCCAGTCATCGGTGGCACCAAGCCGGTCATCCACTTCTGTGCTCACCTTACACAATGCTGAAGCCAGCTTCGGCCGCAGCAGGGTCCATCCTGTAGGGGGCGCCAGACTGTGCGTGTGTTATCTGTTTATGGGGTCCCTGTTGTCACGGGGGGGGGCAGAGTCCAGGGATTCTGTGAGTTAAGTAAATCCCAGGGTGATTTTAGGCCACAGCACTGAGAGCCAGTGTGGGTCAGCAGGGTGTGAAGCCCACCTCAGCAGCCACGGCACAGAACTGATCTCGGAGCCCACcatctgtctgtccgtccgttaATCCAGCTTCTGACCAGCTAAGACCACCTGAAGATCACGGTGGTGGAGGAGGAATGGGGGTGACCTCAGAGGTGGGCCGAATGCCACTCCGCCAACGGGCACAATCACTGGACCCGCCTGTCTTTGGGATGGGAAATCAGAGCAGCTGAGGATTTCATCAAAGTGACCTTCTGCGACCAGTTTGGTGTTCCTCAAGTTGAAGTTACGTTTTCACTTCACTTTCACAAAATTGTGTTCTCAAGTTAATTCGCTttcattaaatgtgaaaaaaaacttcTTGTCTGCACTGGCACTTTACATTGTAGTCTATGGGGCACGGTGGGGGGGGCATAAAAACGTAGCAAATCCGTCCCTTTATAAGCCAAGACGGTCATCGAGTTCTGATCCGCACCTTGTGAGGTCACACGTAttggtttaaagaagacagaaaCCCCAATATTAGGAGCGAGTGACACTTTTACTTGAGGCTGAACCTaaaattagctgtgaaccccccagtctcaccgagatggcacaggtggtgaaccagctgagggtagggaagggatctgtggtatctggggtgggtgaacttctccaggctggtggtcagactgtcctcctggcattgcaagcaacctttgcttccatttgggagactggcatcatcccaactgactggaaaacaggactcgtcatctctatctggaaagggaagggtgattgcctggattggggggactacagggggataacacggctctcggtgccaggtaaggtccttgctagggtcgtcctcaataggatccgtgatcacctgctcacctaGCAGGACCGGAGCAGTCGGGTTTTACACCTAAGatgtctaccatcgaccacatcctggcactgagggttctcatggagcgtaaACGTGAATATcagtagagtttctttgcagcctttgtcgattttcgtaaagcgttcgactcggTTGATCGagatgccctgtgggacatcatgagggttcgcgggatcccctccaggttgctggatatcatggccggcctgcacactgggactgtgagtgctgtgctgagtggaggcaggacctcggcgttattcccagttgattctggggtccgtcaggggtctgttctgctcctactctgttcaatgatcACATGCACTGGATGTTGgggggtcgtggggtccagcggctgtggggcatctgttggtgaggaaagattcacggatctcgactttgctgacgatgctgtgatcttcactgagtcaatggaggctctgatcaggggtctcgagagactgactgaggggtctgagtgtctgggcttgcaagtgtcctgataaaatcAACAGCctggtctttaatgacctcttgggcacggccatcagcggtgtctgtctgcagagagagtgtcgacctcgtcactgagaggtttacttacctcagcaatgacagtcatgtgactctggtgactcttcctgtgaagtcagtggacggattgggagagcatggaggtggggggtcatgaggtcaccataaaggggtgtgtggtgctcctgatatctcagcaaaaggacgaaggtccaagtctttagagtcctggtgctccctgtttgagAGACATtgacgccatccagtgacctgagatgatgacTGGACTCCTTCTTGTGTCTCTTtagagggtccttgggtgccgttggtttgactttgtgttgctcatgtcAGTCTCaagtgaggcacatgacctgcattgtgagggagcgtcagttacggcactacggccatgtggcacgattacctgAGGGTGGTCCGGCTTGTAAGACCCTCAtggttggggacccaagtggctggaccaggccaagaggtcgcaacacgtaacacctggctgcggcagatggagggtcatttctggagggtgggactggaccgcgtgtctgactgggggttgcaaactgggatcctgagttgtttcgccgtgtggtgggtgtgccaaCGCGCTGTACTGGTGCATGctgcccaacttgacttgacactTTTAAAGGAGACCACCCGCACGTGTCAGTCCAGCACTCAGACTTCCTGGGCAGCAGCCTGACACCCCCCGGGGGGCTGTGGTTTCATTCCGACAGAACAAATCGCAGTAAACTCTTAGAGTCATGTGGTTGGTTTTCTTtggatttacttctgtatttatgtgagaatTCACAGCAGCGTCCTTACCAGGGATACGCAACTAAACGACGGCGCCGATCAACACTCAGCAACCGTCTCGACTGGAAAAACGGACGTGTCTGGAAGGTTTGGACGCTGTTTCTGTGTGCCACATACCCTCCATTGTAAAGCGCCAGAGTGGGCAACACATCATTTCTTTTAATTCAGGgttgggcaaagtcagtcctggagggccgcagtggctgcaggtttttgttccaagccatGAGAAGCCctcattgctcaagtgacacttctgcgtcgttttagttgtctcactcgtttagattttgaacccttattgcgtattttagtcttaaacagtaagctgtagtcttggtttttaatcacCGCTTATTAAAaatcagatgcaaatgacaaaagaaattcagcctttctccatttagcttgtttccatttacacctgcgtGTGTTTATcgtgcactgtttggtttaattaaatacttggaaagaaaatgaagagaaaaaagtgaaggactgagaattactcatctgttttagacttcaaatcatttggatgagatcCTTAGAAAGGAAACGATATCtaagatatgagaatgacctgacatagcagagttaaagcactgacGGGCCCTGCAATTAAATCATTCACAAGGATTTCCTTTTAataaactgggttggaacaaaaacctgcagccactgcggccctccaggtccGACTTTGCCCACCCACTGTTTTAATTGACAGAAAGCCCTtaactttagaatgcaatttcatgtgaCGGCAAGATTGTGAAGAAAGAACTCTGAcgtgaaaaataccaaacttacccTTGAAATTCAAATTTTGCACTCAGAAAAGTGCTCAAGGATGAGTAAATAAGACGAAGAGCGCCATATAGGTGggtggatatgaaaggcactatatagatagagagagagataatgcAATATTACAGGTAAATATGAAATACACTAAATAAGAGATCAATAGATGAATAAagagatagatgaaaggcactatataaaatacagatgAAAAACTCTATATAACAGGTAGACAAATAACACAATAGCATACATAGACagatgacaggcactatatagacAGCTAACACCATGTTAGACATACATAGCCAGAtaaataggaaaggcgctatatagataaCACACCATACTACAGATAGGAGATTGTATAAAAGAGAGATAGATACCATCATATTATAGCTAGATAAATATACAAGGCGCTATATCACATAGATGTATAGtgagatagatgaaaggcactatatagatatcACATCATGTTAGAGACAGATCGATGTGATAGGCACTGCATAACAGATACACAGAAAACACACTGTGCTATTATTTCTCTATTTCGCTGACACCTTCATACATTTGAGGtgcaattggttccatttcttttatttttccagtcaGAGTACAGGCTGGTGAAGTGTCCTGCTCAGGGCCACACAGCATCaggtgc
The nucleotide sequence above comes from Polypterus senegalus isolate Bchr_013 chromosome 18, ASM1683550v1, whole genome shotgun sequence. Encoded proteins:
- the opn6b gene encoding opsin 6, group member b, giving the protein MDKVLMDSSAQRLHNGSVSVVSERGETAIGVYLLILGCLSWAGNSVVIVLLFRQRHTLEPHDYLTFNLAISDISISVFGYSRGILEVFNVLRDNGYLITAIWTCQVDGFLILLFGLLSINTLTAISVIRYIKGCQPHQAYKVDSRSVVLILGLLWLTALFWAGAPLVGWGSYTGRKYGTCEIDWTKATFSRAYRSYVVGIFFFNFFLPVSIMVFSYVSIIRTVRSSHKSSRGGEVTERQRRIEHNLTRVSFVICVAFLLAWSPYAVISMWSACGLQVPPLTSVVASLFAKTASFYNPFIYMGMSSKFRNDLRKLIHCVGRKSQRGALPPAIHLIYSTAEEPQPARDMPPAGVHNGVDPSEKGRRPSRTTSLVIQHRASQSGRL